From Novosphingobium sp. 9, the proteins below share one genomic window:
- a CDS encoding ATP phosphoribosyltransferase regulatory subunit encodes MHDTDRDLLPEGLGDRLPTQATAAQRVRREALDVMARHGYARVETPMIEFEKSLASRMANVSVRRMFRFVDPLSLRTLALRSDITVQVGRIAATGLSRAPRPLRLCYGGQVVTVKGDGLDPVRERLQLGVELVGTDSVAAAAEIVEVAIEALAAAGATGISVDFTLPDLVDTLSHEALPLAASRVEKVRQMLDSKDAGGLVDVGGQAYLPLLYAVGPFDAAIERLAKFDVGGVLASRIAGLREIAARVGGKARLTLDPSERHGFEYQSWFGFMIYAENVPGSLGRGGTYRILDSEGGEGEAACGFSLYPDKLIDALAADAAPKDRLFLPLGHDADAAARLRAVGWTTVAALGDGDDALALGCTHRLDGGSAVAL; translated from the coding sequence ATGCACGACACCGACCGCGATCTGCTGCCCGAGGGACTGGGCGACCGTCTGCCGACACAGGCCACTGCCGCCCAGCGTGTGCGCCGCGAAGCGCTCGATGTTATGGCGCGCCATGGCTACGCCCGCGTCGAGACGCCGATGATCGAGTTCGAGAAGTCGCTCGCCAGCCGCATGGCGAATGTCAGCGTGCGGCGCATGTTCCGCTTCGTCGATCCGCTCTCGCTGCGCACGCTGGCGCTGCGCTCGGACATCACTGTGCAGGTCGGCCGTATCGCCGCGACGGGCCTGTCGCGCGCGCCGCGCCCGCTGCGCCTGTGCTATGGCGGGCAGGTCGTCACCGTGAAGGGCGACGGGCTCGACCCGGTGCGCGAACGCTTGCAACTGGGCGTCGAACTGGTCGGCACCGACAGCGTGGCCGCCGCTGCCGAAATCGTCGAAGTCGCCATCGAGGCGCTGGCCGCTGCCGGGGCCACCGGCATTTCGGTGGACTTCACGTTGCCCGATCTGGTCGACACTCTCTCTCACGAGGCGCTGCCACTGGCCGCTTCGCGCGTGGAAAAGGTGCGGCAGATGCTCGATTCCAAGGACGCGGGCGGCCTCGTCGATGTCGGCGGGCAGGCGTATCTGCCGCTGCTCTATGCCGTCGGCCCGTTCGACGCCGCGATCGAGCGACTGGCAAAATTTGACGTCGGCGGTGTCCTGGCCAGTCGCATCGCGGGCCTTCGCGAGATCGCCGCGCGCGTTGGCGGCAAGGCGCGCCTCACACTCGACCCGTCCGAGCGTCACGGCTTCGAATACCAGTCATGGTTCGGCTTCATGATCTATGCCGAGAACGTGCCGGGCAGCCTCGGTCGCGGCGGCACCTATCGCATCCTCGACAGCGAGGGCGGTGAGGGTGAAGCAGCCTGCGGCTTCTCGCTCTATCCCGACAAGCTGATCGACGCGCTCGCCGCCGATGCCGCGCCCAAGGACCGCCTGTTCCTGCCGCTGGGGCACGATGCGGATGCCGCCGCCCGCCTGCGCGCGGTCGGCTGGACGACAGTGGCTGCACTGGGCGACGGGGACGATGCGCTGGCGCTCGGCTGCACGCATCGTCTCGACGGCGGAAGTGCCGTCGCGCTCTGA
- a CDS encoding adenylosuccinate synthase, with amino-acid sequence MANVTVIGAQWGDEGKGKIVDWLASRADAVVRFQGGHNAGHTLVVGEQVYKLSLLPSGIVTGTLSIIGNGVVLDPWHLKSEVEKLRGQGVEINPENFAIADNCPLILPVHRELDGLREAAAGAGKIGTTGRGIGPAYEDKVGRRAIRVCDLAHLDDLEPQLDRLCAHHDALRAGFGQEPIDRAQLIADLREIAPFVLQFAQPVWRRLNKVKKAGARILFEGAQGVLLDVDHGTYPFVTSSNTVSGTAASGSGLGPSATGFVLGIVKAYTTRVGSGPFPTELEDATGQRLGERGHEFGTVTGRKRRCGWFDAVLTRQSCAISGVTGIALTKLDVLDGFEKVKICTGYRLNGKILDYFPSHAADQANVEPIYEEMDGWQGTTAGARSWADLPAQAIKYIQRVQELIETPVALVSTSPEREDTILVRDPFQD; translated from the coding sequence GTGGCCAATGTAACCGTGATCGGCGCCCAGTGGGGTGACGAAGGCAAAGGCAAGATCGTCGACTGGCTGGCCAGCCGCGCCGATGCCGTGGTGCGCTTTCAGGGCGGCCACAATGCCGGTCACACGCTGGTCGTGGGTGAGCAGGTCTACAAGCTGAGCCTCCTGCCCTCGGGCATCGTCACCGGCACGCTGTCGATCATCGGCAACGGCGTGGTGCTCGATCCCTGGCACCTCAAGTCCGAAGTCGAGAAGCTGCGCGGTCAGGGTGTCGAGATCAACCCCGAGAACTTCGCGATTGCCGACAACTGTCCGCTGATCCTGCCGGTCCACCGCGAGCTGGACGGCCTGCGCGAAGCGGCTGCGGGTGCGGGCAAGATCGGCACTACCGGTCGCGGTATCGGCCCGGCTTACGAGGACAAGGTCGGTCGCCGCGCGATCCGCGTCTGCGATCTGGCGCACCTTGACGATCTGGAGCCGCAGCTCGATCGTCTGTGTGCGCACCACGATGCGCTGCGTGCAGGCTTCGGGCAGGAGCCGATCGACCGCGCCCAGCTGATCGCCGACCTGCGCGAGATCGCGCCGTTCGTGCTGCAGTTCGCCCAGCCCGTCTGGCGCCGCCTGAACAAGGTGAAGAAGGCAGGCGCCCGCATCCTGTTCGAGGGCGCGCAGGGCGTGCTGCTCGACGTCGATCACGGCACTTATCCTTTCGTCACCAGCTCGAACACGGTTTCGGGCACGGCGGCGAGCGGTTCGGGCCTTGGCCCCTCGGCCACCGGCTTCGTGCTGGGCATCGTCAAGGCCTACACCACCCGCGTCGGCTCGGGCCCGTTCCCGACCGAGCTGGAGGATGCGACCGGCCAGCGTCTGGGCGAGCGCGGCCACGAGTTCGGCACTGTCACCGGTCGCAAGCGTCGCTGCGGCTGGTTCGACGCGGTGCTGACGCGCCAGTCCTGCGCGATCTCGGGCGTGACCGGCATCGCGCTGACCAAGCTCGACGTGCTCGACGGGTTCGAGAAGGTGAAGATCTGCACCGGCTATCGCCTGAACGGCAAGATCCTCGACTACTTCCCCAGCCATGCCGCCGATCAGGCGAATGTCGAGCCGATCTATGAAGAGATGGACGGCTGGCAGGGCACCACCGCGGGCGCCCGCTCGTGGGCGGACCTGCCCGCGCAGGCGATCAAGTACATCCAGCGCGTGCAGGAACTGATCGAGACCCCGGTGGCGCTGGTCTCCACC